The following are encoded in a window of Carya illinoinensis cultivar Pawnee chromosome 15, C.illinoinensisPawnee_v1, whole genome shotgun sequence genomic DNA:
- the LOC122297503 gene encoding protein ESSENTIAL FOR POTEXVIRUS ACCUMULATION 1-like, translating to MADRKDSDSRPHLSVTPPRQISKDVLGSENTIPLSPQWLLPKSGDSKPGIVALENHFSQHPAYGNRSDLVKSSGNGDEIQEIHKKKDVFRTSLLDMEAGRRDRWRDEERDTNSSMRKDRWRDGDKDLGDNRRTDRWVENSSSRHLGEVRRVSSERWSDSNNRDTNYEQRRESKWNTRWGPDDKEIEGVREKWTDSGRDGDVHLDKGLSHVANQGKDEREGDHYRPWRPSSLQSRGRGEPHHQTVMSGKQVSTFAYGRGRGETTPPTFSLGRGRVSYGGGSLSMHSLGSGGDRVESGHGEPYRLRYSRTKLLDVYRLTDTSSCEKLVDGFLQVPSLTQDQSLEPLALCAPTSDETAVLKGIDKGDIVSSGAPQISKDGRTSTDGTQSRRTKPGSKENFLNALDDYKEESADNSRGGSENISEGPSYERHTLYHLSNSKTEILRDHKSFSDNKFRAEASREYDSYSKTEDVPINRESSLPGNPSIPATAWQFPSQGERSHNVLHDGRSRSSELGWSDPPKELNNEWESKLANPSETKDKTKWQTIDDPILERQPSGVMEMEQETRKATQPSPEDLTLFYKDPQGRIQGPFIGSDIISWFEGGYFGLDLPVCPSPNDMPWLPLGDVMPHLRAKAGPPPGFNLPKQNEFEDASGRPNFSGFGKLQTGLTELDVLRSEPRQRHPSMTEAENRFLESLMSGSNMSSSALEKLASSEGMQGYIGSNSSVMPPSGVDGGNNLYLMAKRMALERQRSLSNSYPYWPGRDAASLVSKSDIVPDSTVPQSKLLSSINDNPCQPLHSQNADFLSLQGISDRSTSGVNNGLPGWSNFQIQSGTDPLQNKIDFHHDPNFPSQAPFGIQQQWLQSHNQPPLTNPVAQAIDNPSSIFTPEKLMSSGLAQDPQLLDMIQQQYLLQLHSQAVQTQQMSMFDKLLLLKQQQKQEEQQQLLRQQQLLSQRLSEHQPHQRFGDPSFGQLQAAAIPSGNASIDPPRLQPSQELFQIGSQVPIPIMQDQHNTNFVKLPPQVNQDVNYSVCSEASLLHLPHQLFGNNAHKETWGATVPEETSNTHQKESSLTPSFAKNSHFEMMNRPVEPPQRVQKPVSDSELHAPRDVEQTSDNSLRADRTVVVATAESTSESMPILVDLLSAGTHNSKVPVPEHASDVKSQPCVLLEEQHVESERGTIEPSMVTEVKNVEVHEQRKASEKKPKKQKSSKSHTSSDQAKEVPKDSSLLQLKKSVIEKQSIETDVGAGDAPCGTSSQKTRDNRGPKSGITTTEHVESQQVQSFVSATASADEIETVEVKSDLGVLGSVTVQNSQTHIGQRAWKPAPGLKPKSLLEIQLEEQRKSQTGMVVSEITSSVNSMSLSTPWAGVVANPDSKISRETHRDAGNTELILGKPVASVIPKSEKSHLHDLLAEEVLEKSNERDGDVPDSISIMANPQVMTTHSESIDDDNFIEAKDTKKSRKKSAKAKGAGAKVSISFTSAEASIGLSPIEKGKSSRPIQQEKEVLPAIPSGPSLGDFVLWKGESANSSPSPAWSTESGKLPKPTSLRDILKEQEKKVSAHNPNQISTPQKPQPTQATRTSGPSWSVSASSPAKASSPIQVNSHPVQSKYKGDDDLFWGPIDQSKQETKQVDFQFPHLASQGTRVMKSTPVKGTSSGSFGRQKSVGGKSVERSISSSPASALKGKRDVMTNHSEATDFRDWCQSECLRLIGTKDMSFLEFCSKQSRSEAEMLLIENLGSYDPDHEFIDKFLNYKELLPADVLEIAFQSQNDKVTGFGAVDVNSSNAGAGDIDRDTAVGPDGSSKGAGKKGKKGKKVSPSVLGFNVVSNRIMMGEIQSVED from the exons ATGTTCTAGGGTCTGAAAATACTATTCCACTTTCACCACAGTGGCTTCTGCCAAAGTCAGGGGATAGTAAGCCTGGAATAGTGGCTCTG gaAAATCATTTCAGCCAGCATCCAGCTTATGGCAATCGCTCAGATCTTGTGAAGTCATCTGGAAATGGTGATGAGATCCAAGAAAtccataagaaaaaggatgtTTTCAGGACTTCCCTGCTTGATATGGAAGCTGGTCGTCGTGACCGCTGGCGTGATGAAGAAAGGGACACTAATTCCTCCATGCGCAAAGATCGTTGGAGGGATGGAGACAAAGACCTTGGTGACAATCGCAGGACAGACCGTTGGGTAGAAAATTCATCCTCTCGACACCTTGGAGAAGTGCGTCGTGTTTCGTCTGAGCGGTGGTCTGACTCAAATAACAGGGACACTAATTATGAACAGCGGCGCGAGAGCAAATGGAACACGCGCTGGGGGCCAGACGATAAGGAAATTGAAGGCGTGCGTGAGAAGTGGACTGACTCTGGCAGAGATGGTGATGTGCATCTTGATAAGGGGTTGTCTCATGTTGCCAATCAAGGAAAGGATGAGAGGGAGGGAGATCATTATCGGCCATGGAGACCTAGCTCCCTGCAAAGCCGAGGACGGGGAGAGCCTCATCACCAAACTGTAATGTCAGGCAAACAAGTTTCAACATTTGCTTATGGTCGTGGGCGTGGGGAAACAACACCTCCAACCTTTTCTCTGGGACGTGGACGGGTAAGCTATGGTGGCGGCTCTTTGAGCATGCATTCTCTAGGAAGTGGGGGAGATAGGGTTGAGAGTGGCCATGGGGAGCCTTACCGATTAAGATATAGTAGGACAAAGTTGCTTGATGTATACCGATTGACTGATACGAGCTCTTGTGAAAAATTGGTTGATGGGTTTTTGCAAGTTCCTTCTCTTACACAAGATCAATCATTAGAGCCCTTGGCACTATGTGCTCCAACTTCTGACGAAACG GCTGTTTTGAAGGGAATTGACAAAGGGGATATAGTAAGTAGTGGTGCACCACAGATATCTAAAGACGGAAGGACCTCAACAGATGGTACACAGTCGAGGCGAACCAAGCCTG GCTCTAAGGAAAATTTTCTGAATGCTTTGGATGATTATAAGGAGGAAAGTGCTGACAATTCAAGAGGTGGTTCTGAGAATATTTCAGAAGGCCCTTCCTATGAGAGGCACACGCTCTATCACTTGTCCAACTCGAAAACGGAAATTTTGAGGGATCATAAGTCATTCTCAGATAACAAGTTTAGAGCTGAAG CTTCCAGAGAGTACGATTCTTATAGCAAGACTGAAGATGTGCCCATTAATAGGGAATCAAGTCTCCCAGGAAATCCGTCCATTCCTGCAACTGCATGGCAATTCCCCTCCCAGGGAGAACGTTCACATAATGTGTTGCATGATGGAAGGTCAAGGTCCTCGGAACTGGGCTGGTCAGATCCACCGAAGGAACTAAATAATGAGTGGGAAAGTAAATTGGCTAACCCATCAGAAACCAAAGACAAGACTAAGTGGCAAACCATTGATGATCCCATTCTTGAGAGGCAACCATCTGGAGTTATGGAGATGGAACAGGAAACCAGGAAAGCTACACAGCCTTCTCCAGAGGACTTAACACTTTTCTATAAAGATCCACAAGGAAGAATTCAAGGCCCTTTTATTGGGAGTGACATTATTTCATGGTTTGAGGGTGGATATTTTGGCTTAGATTTGCCAGTCTGCCCAAGTCCAAATGACATGCCTTGGTTGCCACTTGGTGATGTTATGCCCCATTTACGAGCTAAAGCTGGGCCTCCACCTGGATTTAATTTACCAAAAcagaatgaatttgaagatgCATCTGGCCGGCCTAATTTCAGTGGCTTTGGGAAGCTTCAAACTGGCTTAACCGAGCTTGATGTTCTAAGGAGTGAACCCAGGCAGAGACATCCTTCAATGACAGAAGCTGAGAATAGATTtttggagtcactgatgtctgGTAGTAATATGAGCAGTTCAGCACTGGAGAAGCTTGCTTCTTCTGAAG GTATGCAAGGATATATTGGAAGTAATTCTAGTGTGATGCCCCCGTCAGGAGTAGATGGTGGAAACAACCTTTACCTAATGGCTAAGAGAATGGCCCTTGAACGGCAGAGGTCCTTATCCAATTCTTATCCATATTGGCCTGGAAGAGATGCTGCATCGTTGGTTTCAAAGTCTGATATTGTACCAGATTCCACAGTGCCTCAGTCAAAGCTTCTGTCTTCAATAAATGACAATCCTTGTCAACCTCTTCATTCTCAAAATGCTGACTTCTTGTCCCTCCAAGGAATATCTGACAGGTCAACCTCTGGTGTAAATAATGGTCTTCCTGGTTGGTCAAACTTTCAAATCCAAAGTGGAACTGATCCACTTCAGAACAAGATTGATTTCCATCATGATCCGAATTTCCCTTCCCAAGCCCCATTTGGGATCCAACAACAGTGGCTGCAATCACATAACCAACCGCCTTTGACAAATCCTGTTGCTCAAGCGATAGATAATCCATCTAGTATTTTTACACCTGAAAAGTTAATGTCATCTGGCTTAGCACAAGATCCACAATTATTAGATATGATACAACAACAATATTTGTTGCAGTTACATTCGCAGGCAGTTCAAACACAGCAGATGTCAATGTTTGATAAACTGTTGTTGCTTAAGCAGCAACAGAAACAGGAGGAGCAGCAACAGTTATTAAGGCAACAACAGCTGCTTTCTCAAAGGCTGTCAGAGCATCAACCTCACCAGCGATTTGGCGATCCATCTTTTGGACAGTTACAGGCAGCTGCAATACCATCAGGGAATGCATCTATAGATCCTCCTCGGCTTCAGCCCTCACAAGAGCTGTTTCAGATTGGTTCACAGGTTCCAATTCCCATTATGCAAGATCAGCATAATACAAACTTTGTGAAATTGCCCCCACAAGTTAACCAGGATGTCAATTATAGTGTATGTTCTGAAGCCTCTTTGTTGCATCTGCCTCATCAATTATTTGGGAACAACGCCCATAAAGAAACTTGGGGTGCTACTGTTCCAGAAGAAACTAGCAATACCCATCAGAAAGAATCATCCCTGACACCATCTTTTGCTAAAAACTCCCATTTTGAGATGATGAACAGACCTGTGGAGCCCCCTCAGCGTGTGCAGAAACCTGTCTCTGATTCTGAATTACATGCTCCTAGAGATGTGGAGCAGACATCAGACAACAGTTTGAGGGCTGATAGAACTGTTGTGGTTGCGACTGCTGAAAGTACTTCAGAATCTATGCCCATTCTTGTTGATTTGTTATCAGCAGGAACACATAACAGTAAAGTGCCTGTGCCTGAGCATGCCAGTGATGTAAAGTCTCAACCTTGTGTTTTGCTCGAAGAACAGCATGTTGAAAGCGAAAGGGGCACCATTGAGCCGTCCATGGTGACAGAAGTTAAGAACGTTGAAGTACATGAACAAAGAAAAGCATCTGAGAAGAAGCCTAAGAAGcaaaaatcttctaaatcacACACCTCTTCTGACCAGGCAAAAGAAGTACCTAAGGATTCATCTTTGCTGCAATTAAAGAAATCTGTAATTGAAAAGCAGAGCATCGAGACAGATGTCGGTGCTGGAGATGCACCATGTGGAACCTCTTCGCAGAAGACAAGAGATAACAGAGGCCCTAAATCTGGAATTACTACTACGGAACATGTGGAGTCCCAACAGGTTCAAAGCTTTGTGTCTGCAACAGCTTCAGCAGATGAAATTGAAACTGTTGAAGTCAAGAGTGACTTGGGAGTACTTGGGTCAGTCACAGTACAGAATAGCCAAACACATATTGGACAACGAGCTTGGAAACCTGCTCCTGGTTTGAAGCCCAAGTCATTGTTGGAAATTCAACTGGAAGAACAAAGGAAGTCACAGACAGGAATGGTGGTATCTGAGATCACCAGCTCTGTCAACTCCATGAGTTTGTCAACTCCTTGGGCTGGAGTTGTGGCCAATCCTGACTCAAAAATATCTAGGGAAACTCACAGAGATGCAGGAAATACTGAGTTAATTCTAGGGAAACCTGTAGCTTCTGTGATTCCAAAGAGTGAGAAGAGCCATTTACATGACCTATTGGCAGAAGAAGTTTTGGAGAAGTCTAATGAACGAGATGGTGATGTTCCTGACAGTATATCTATTATGGCAAACCCACAAGTTATGACCACCCATTCAGAATCTATAGATGATGATAACTTCATTGAGGCTAAAGACACAAAAAAGAGTCGAAAGAAATCAGCAAAAGCCAAGGGTGCTGGAGCTAAGGTCTCGATATCCTTTACTTCTGCTGAGGCTTCTATTGGTTTGAGTCCCATTGAGAAAGGGAAAAGCTCTCGTCCCATACAGCAAGAGAAGGAAGTGTTGCCTGCAATCCCATCTGGGCCTTCTCTTGGAGACTTTGTTCTTTGGAAGGGAGAGTCAGCTAACTCTTCCCCTTCTCCAGCATGGTCTACTGAATCAGGGAAGCTTCCAAAACCTACATCTTTACGGGACATACTAAAGGAGCAGGAGAAAAAGGTATCTGCCCACAATCCAAACCAGATTTCAACTCCTCAGAAACCCCAGCCAACTCAGGCTACCCGAACCAGTGGGCCTTCGTGGTCAGTTTCTGCATCTTCTCCTGCCAAGGCTTCATCTCCAATCCAGGTCAATTCTCACCCGGTGCAGTCAAAATATAAAGGAGATGATGATCTATTCTGGGGCCCAATTGATCAATCAAAGCAAGAAACTAAGCA GGTGGATTTCCAATTCCCTCACCTTGCAAGCCAGGGCACTAGGGTAATGAAAAGCACTCCCGTCAAAGGAACTTCATCTGGATCATTTGGCCGACAAAAATCAGTTGGTGGCAAATCTGTTGAGCGTTCTATTTCATCTTCACCTGCCTCTGCCCTGAAAGGGAAAAGAGATGTCATGACCAATCATTCAG AGGCCACAGACTTCAGAGATTGGTGCCAGAGTGAGTGTCTCAGGCTTATTGGGACAAAAG ATATGAGTTTCCTTGAATTTTGCTCGAAGCAGTCCAGATCAGAGGCTGAGATGCTTTTGATAGAGAACCTTGGATCATATGATCCTGATCACGAGTTCATTGACAAATTCCTCAACTACAAGGAGTTGTTACCAGCGGATGTCCTTGAAATTGCATTTCAAAGTCAGAACGACAAGGTCACTGGATTTGGTGCTGTAGATGTGAATTCTAGCAATGCAGGTGCTGGGGATATTGATCGGGATACTGCAGTGGGACCTGATGGGTCCTCAAAAGGGGCAGGAAAGAAggggaagaaaggaaagaaggtTAGCCCTTCGGTTTTGGGATTTAATGTTGTCAGTAACCGGATCATGATGGGTGAGATTCAGAGCGTCGAAGATTAG